A genome region from Coffea arabica cultivar ET-39 chromosome 7e, Coffea Arabica ET-39 HiFi, whole genome shotgun sequence includes the following:
- the LOC140011488 gene encoding uncharacterized protein, with translation MNDYPTPVPRRDGRRGTLHLDGSRKGAPARPHGRHMTMEDESGDLIKCTGKSCQSCTAGLIADCVAVCCCPCAVVNIFVFAFLKVPWMVGRRILKLGKKKQQGQGAGKLERNERQKCGGEMTNYLECTMESDGISRKSRAVEQGASEFVFSGFGDEVLKDNFSARFEAEEAWFELHQFGHLGFGRVSFTGIPSLSRTN, from the coding sequence ATGAATGACTACCCAACTCCAGTTCCGCGTAGAGATGGGCGGCGTGGGACCCTGCACCTGGATGGCTCAAGAAAAGGTGCCCCGGCAAGACCCCACGGCCGGCACATGACGATGGAGGATGAAAGCGGAGATCTGATAAAGTGTACCGGAAAGTCTTGCCAATCATGCACGGCCGGCTTGATCGCCGACTGTGTGGCCGTTTGTTGCTGCCCTTGCGCTGTAGTAAACATCTTTGTTTTCGCATTCTTGAAAGTCCCGTGGATGGTTGGGAGGAGAATCCTGAAACTTGGGAAAAAGAAGCAGCAGGGTCAGGGTGCCGGGAAGTTAGAAAGGAATGAGAGGCAGAAATGCGGTGGTGAAATGACTAATTACCTCGAGTGCACGATGGAGTCGGATGGAATTTCAAGAAAGTCAAGGGCAGTAGAGCAAGGGGCATCGGAATTTGTATTTTCTGGCTTCGGAGATGAAGTGCTAAAAGACAATTTTAGTGCAAGGTTTGAGGCAGAAGAGGCTTGGTTTGAGTTACACCAGTTTGGTCACTTGGGTTTTGGTAGGGTTTCTTTCACCGGAATTCCTTCCCTCTCTAGGACCAACTAG
- the LOC113722802 gene encoding universal stress protein A-like protein — protein MESEPTRIMMGVNESTIKGYPHASISSRGAFDWTLKKIIRSNTSGFKILFLHVQVPDEDGFDDMDSIFASPEDFRRMNHRNKIRGLHLLEYFVNRCHEVGVACEAWIKKGDPKEVICHEVRRVQPDFLVVGSRGLGPFQRVFVGTVSEFCVKHAECPVITIKRSAAESPQDPVDD, from the exons ATGGAGAGCGAGCCAACTCGGATAATGATGGGAGTGAACGAGTCGACGATCAAGGGGTATCCGCATGCATCCATCAGCAGCAGAGGAGCTTTTGATTGGACTCTGAAAAAGATCATCCGCTCCAACACTTCTGGCTTCAAAATTCTTTTCCTACATGTTCAAGTTCCTGATGAAGATG GTTTTGATGATATGGATAGCATATTTGCATCACCAGAAGATTTTAGGAGAATGAATCACAGAAACAAGATCAGAGGACTTCATCTGCTAGAATATTTTGTGAACAGATGCCATGAAGTTGGG GTTGCTTGTGAAGCATGGATCAAGAAAGGTGATCCGAAGGAAGTTATCTGTCATGAAGTTAGGCGTGTTCAACCAGACTTTCTCGTTGTTGGAAGTAGAGGACTTGGTCCATTCCAGAG AGTTTTTGTAGGAACAGTCAGTGAATTTTGTGTGAAGCATGCTGAATGTCCTGTCATCACCATCAAACGCAGTGCAGCCGAATCTCCTCAAGATCCTGTAGATGACTAG
- the LOC113723106 gene encoding PWWP domain-containing protein 6 codes for MATPEETSRLRTLADAVSEPALSAAVGSGLAGPDKNRALSRGIPGGFDVNKVSEEAEEEEMEDSVVAVTKRTEISLVETRMTLGTGLEGTEKLGHGVALGLGSSDGKIGPANGSASVLAKSGIIEDLNADNGGNAIVKMDGETGAGDDADSIDGHGYSVGDLVWGKIKSHPWWPGQIYDPKHASDYALKFNHTGRLLVAYFGDGSFAWCQPSQLIPFAEHFEDMCKQSNSKSFVTAVQEAVDEIGRLVELEMICKCVPEENRKGLHSPLAANAGIKAGVLVPEGGIGKLLSFRYDSAELLATVQSIAESVSFAGVLELAILKSWLSAFYRARGGYWLPVYYEGLQIEGLEGNNRTAVEDKNDSIVPIEVPVQGPHEKDWSLALAGPGNGPAPSDDQNHHGRKQKSVAEIMAEGTDKKSKSRKGSIVTQGTNASSSAKQKRKDDEDGNQNGSVQSSGTVRKRSRKKISSAENGHVQPQEEIHKNSLSSKLNEDEIAVADDNDGEGAKGTEEISSPRERKKSKYLSPPYTNSRFRSGNPIFKNELQKESEKISKIARMGERMTKAAGILLEPPPLVKCNAQTVEEKLPSNGKQGQQKIIDSADVNAPVKEVLAGIKSGAVNHLHSSDGEFPDFIRGFISAFRSSVRSSQSNYTPKRLPGRKRKSVSSEQGDLGNLDVKSAEAKYPRTIDKRSARDKSDKPKLKKNARPKDKQVDGKSPPESLVVTFAPGFSLPSKDDVIRIFSKFGVLNEKETVVFPESASVQIVYSSPGGAEEALRESLKQSPFGSRSVNYKVRHSSASSMAVESSHNTSSDNPVASWPAAGEKSQLVTIRQKLEIMTSMLEKCDGKISTEEVYHLDAEIKPLLEKVRKMAGDVSQ; via the coding sequence ATGGCAACACCAGAAGAAACTTCCAGACTCAGAACCCTAGCCGACGCTGTAAGCGAGCCGGCCCTGTCTGCTGCTGTCGGTTCGGGTCTCGCAGGCCCCGATAAAAATCGGGCTCTGTCCCGCGGCATCCCTGGCGGGTTCGATGTAAATAAAGTGAGTGAAGaggcggaggaggaggagatggAGGACAGTGTTGTGGCGGTGACTAAACGAACTGAGATTTCCCTGGTGGAGACGAGGATGACGCTGGGCACCGGTTTGGAAGGCACTGAGAAGTTGGGGCACGGGGTTGCTCTTGGTCTTGGCAGCTCGGATGGGAAAATTGGGCCCGCGAATGGATCTGCATCCGTCCTTGCCAAAAGTGGTATTATTGAGGATTTAAATGCTGATAATGGAGGGAATGCTATCGTGAAAATGGATGGAGAGACAGGTGCTGGTGATGATGCTGATTCTATAGACGGGCATGGCTATTCCGTAGGTGACCTTGTTTGGGGGAAAATCAAGAGCCATCCATGGTGGCCTGGGCAAATATATGATCCTAAACATGCTTCAGATTATGCACTTAAGTTTAATCACACAGGTCGTCTGCTCGTCGCATACTTTGGTGATGGTTCTTTTGCTTGGTGTCAGCCATCGCAGTTGATACCATTTGCTGAGCATTTTGAAGATATGTGTAAACAAAGCAATTCTAAGAGTTTTGTGACTGCTGTTCAAGAGGCTGTTGACGAAATTGGTAGACTTGTGGAATTAGAAATGATTTGTAAATGCGTACCCGAAGAGAACAGGAAGGGGCTTCATAGCCCGCTGGCTGCAAATGCAGGGATTAAGGCGGGAGTCTTAGTGCCCGAAGGAGGTATTGGTAAACTTTTGTCCTTTAGGTATGACTCGGCTGAATTGCTCGCAACCGTTCAAAGTATTGCTGAGTCAGTTTCTTTTGCTGGTGTTCTTGAACTTGCAATCTTGAAGAGTTGGCTGTCTGCCTTTTATCGTGCCAGAGGTGGTTATTGGTTGCCTGTTTATTATGAAGGCCTGCAAATTGAAGGCCTTGAAGGCAACAATAGGACTGCGGTTGAGGACAAAAATGATTCCATTGTTCCCATTGAGGTTCCTGTCCAGGGGCCACATGAAAAAGACTGGTCTTTAGCATTGGCGGGCCCTGGAAATGGCCCAGCACCTTCTGATGATCAGAATCATCATGGGAGGAAGCAGAAGAGTGTTGCTGAAATCATGGCTGAGGGTACAGATAAGAAGTCCAAGAGTAGGAAAGGAAGTATTGTCACACAGGGAACAAATGCTAGCAGCTCtgcaaaacaaaagagaaaggaTGATGAAGATGGAAATCAGAATGGCAGTGTTCAATCTTCTGGAACGGTGAGGAAGAGAAGTAGAAAGAAGATCTCTAGTGCGGAGAATGGTCATGTTCAACCTCAGGAGGAAATTCATAAAAATTCTCTCTCAAGTAAGCTGAACGAGGATGAAATTGCTGTTGCTGATGATAATGATGGTGAAGGTGCAAAAGGGACCGAAGAGATTTCATCTCctagggaaagaaaaaagagcaaGTACCTATCCCCTCCATACACAAATTCGCGGTTCAGGTCCGGGAATCCAATTTTCAAGAATGAGTTGCAAAAAGAATCAGAGAAAATTAGTAAGATTGCTAGGATGGGTGAGCGCATGACTAAGGCTGCTGGAATCCTTCTCGAGCCACCCCCTCTAGTTAAGTGCAATGCTCAGACTGTGGAGGAAAAATTGCCTTCAAATGGTAAGCAAGGTCAGCAGAAGATTATTGACTCTGCAGATGTCAATGCACCAGTGAAGGAGGTGCTAGCAGGAATTAAATCTGGAGCTGTTAATCATTTGCACTCTTCGGATGGAGAATTCCCTGATTTTATCAGGGGATTCATCTCTGCATTCAGAAGCTCTGTCCGTTCTAGTCAATCAAATTACACTCCTAAAAGGCTGCCTGGTAGGAAGAGGAAATCGGTGAGCTCCGAACAAGGAGATCTGGGTAACCTTGATGTCAAGTCAGCTGAGGCTAAATATCCACGAACCATTGACAAAAGGAGTGCCCGAGATAAGTCTGATAAACCTAAACTAAAAAAGAATGCCAGACCTAAGGATAAGCAAGTCGATGGAAAATCTCCTCCTGAATCTCTAGTTGTGACATTTGCCCCTGGATTTTCCTTGCCATCAAAGGATGATGTCATCAGAATATTTAGCAAATTTGGGGTTTTAAATGAAAAGGAAACAGTTGTGTTCCCCGAATCTGCTAGCGTTCAGATTGTATATTCCAGTCCTGGAGGTGCAGAAGAAGCCTTACGAGAATCATTAAAGCAGAGTCCTTTTGGCTCCCGTAGTGTTAATTACAAGGTTCGCCATTCCTCAGCTTCTTCAATGGCTGTGGAGTCCAGTCATAATACTTCCTCTGATAACCCAGTTGCTTCGTGGCCAGCCGCTGGTGAGAAATCTCAGCTTGTTACCATCAGACAGAAACTCGAGATTATGACATCCATGCTGGAAAAATGTGATGGTAAAATTTCAACTGAGGAGGTATACCATTTGGATGCCGAGATAAAGCCACTGTTGGAGAAGGTGAGGAAGATGGCTGGGGATGTTTCACAATAG